The following proteins come from a genomic window of Macadamia integrifolia cultivar HAES 741 chromosome 14, SCU_Mint_v3, whole genome shotgun sequence:
- the LOC122060865 gene encoding hydroxyproline O-arabinosyltransferase PLENTY-like isoform X2: MIGRKKIGWASLLFLVLVALGFLLATYNLLAMIITYRGKGVPDGLNGGSFSDPIVQKPEVVKTTTGGTKVPFHVALTTTDSEYSKWQCRIMYYWYKKVKDLPGSDMGGFTRILHSGSSDNLMDEIPTVVVDPLPIGLDRGYIVLNRPWAIVQWLEKATIEEEYILMAEPDHIFANPLPNLGHGGYPAGFPFFYIKPAQHEKVIRKFYPEEKGPITDINPIGNSPVIIKKYLLEQIAPTWMNVSLRMKDDPETDNAFGWVLEMYAYAVASALHGVQHFLRKDFMLQPPWDLEVGKIFIIHFTYGCDYNMKVTLVKMVNEATANIPDWEQTSTG, translated from the exons ATGATTGGAAGGAAGAAGATAGGCTGGGCATCACTTCTGTTTCTAGTGCTGGTGGCACTAGGGTTTCTCTTGGCAACTTATAATTTGTTAGCAATGATAATTACCTACAGAGGGAAAGGGGTACCTGATGGTTTGAATGGTGGATCATTTTCTGATCCTATTGTGCAAAAGCCTGAGGTTGTGAAGACAACGACAGGGGGTACTAAGGTGCCGTTTCATGTTGCCTTGACGACCACTGATTCTGAATACAGCAAGTGGCAGTGTCGCATTATGTATTACTGGTATAAGAAGGTTAAGGACTTGCCTGGGTCAGATATGGGAGGATTCACTAGGATTCTGCATTCAGGAAGTTCTGATAACTTGATGGATGAGATCCCAACTGTCGTGGTTGATCCTCTTCCAATAGGTCTAGATAGG GGGTACATTGTCTTAAATAGACCATGGGCTATTGTTCAGTGGCTGGAAAAAGCAACAATTGAGGAGGA ATATATACTTATGGCAGAGCCTGATCACATCTTTGCAAATCCTTTGCCCAACTTGGGACATGGAGGATATCCTGCTGGGTTCCCATTTTTCTACATTAAACCTGCTCAGCATGAGAAAGTAATAAGAAAATTCTATCCTGAGGAGAAGGGCCCTATAACAGATATTAATCCAATTGGCAATTCTCCTGTGATTATCAAAAAG TACTTGCTGGAGCAAATTGCACCTACATGGATGAATGTATCTTTGAGGATGAAAGATGACCCAGAGACGGATAATGCTTTTGGATGGGTGTTAGAAAT GTATGCATATGCTGTTGCATCTGCATTGCATGGTGTCCAACATTTTCTTCGCAAAGATTTTATGCTACAG CCCCCATGGGATTTGGAAGTgggaaaaattttcataattcaTTTCACCTATGGGTGCGACTATAATATGAAG GTCACACTCGTAAAAATGGTGAATGAGGCTACCGCAAATATTCCTGATTGGGAACAGACTAGTACTGGCTGA
- the LOC122060865 gene encoding hydroxyproline O-arabinosyltransferase NOD3-like isoform X1 — MIGRKKIGWASLLFLVLVALGFLLATYNLLAMIITYRGKGVPDGLNGGSFSDPIVQKPEVVKTTTGGTKVPFHVALTTTDSEYSKWQCRIMYYWYKKVKDLPGSDMGGFTRILHSGSSDNLMDEIPTVVVDPLPIGLDRGYIVLNRPWAIVQWLEKATIEEEYILMAEPDHIFANPLPNLGHGGYPAGFPFFYIKPAQHEKVIRKFYPEEKGPITDINPIGNSPVIIKKYLLEQIAPTWMNVSLRMKDDPETDNAFGWVLEMYAYAVASALHGVQHFLRKDFMLQPPWDLEVGKIFIIHFTYGCDYNMKGELTYGKIGEWRFDKRSYLGGPPPRNLSLPPPGVPESVVTLVKMVNEATANIPDWEQTSTG, encoded by the exons ATGATTGGAAGGAAGAAGATAGGCTGGGCATCACTTCTGTTTCTAGTGCTGGTGGCACTAGGGTTTCTCTTGGCAACTTATAATTTGTTAGCAATGATAATTACCTACAGAGGGAAAGGGGTACCTGATGGTTTGAATGGTGGATCATTTTCTGATCCTATTGTGCAAAAGCCTGAGGTTGTGAAGACAACGACAGGGGGTACTAAGGTGCCGTTTCATGTTGCCTTGACGACCACTGATTCTGAATACAGCAAGTGGCAGTGTCGCATTATGTATTACTGGTATAAGAAGGTTAAGGACTTGCCTGGGTCAGATATGGGAGGATTCACTAGGATTCTGCATTCAGGAAGTTCTGATAACTTGATGGATGAGATCCCAACTGTCGTGGTTGATCCTCTTCCAATAGGTCTAGATAGG GGGTACATTGTCTTAAATAGACCATGGGCTATTGTTCAGTGGCTGGAAAAAGCAACAATTGAGGAGGA ATATATACTTATGGCAGAGCCTGATCACATCTTTGCAAATCCTTTGCCCAACTTGGGACATGGAGGATATCCTGCTGGGTTCCCATTTTTCTACATTAAACCTGCTCAGCATGAGAAAGTAATAAGAAAATTCTATCCTGAGGAGAAGGGCCCTATAACAGATATTAATCCAATTGGCAATTCTCCTGTGATTATCAAAAAG TACTTGCTGGAGCAAATTGCACCTACATGGATGAATGTATCTTTGAGGATGAAAGATGACCCAGAGACGGATAATGCTTTTGGATGGGTGTTAGAAAT GTATGCATATGCTGTTGCATCTGCATTGCATGGTGTCCAACATTTTCTTCGCAAAGATTTTATGCTACAG CCCCCATGGGATTTGGAAGTgggaaaaattttcataattcaTTTCACCTATGGGTGCGACTATAATATGAAG GGTGAGCTAACATATGGGAAAATTGGGGAGTGGCGCTTTGACAAGAGATCCTACCTTGGTGGTCCTCCACCAAGGAACCTCTCCTTGCCTCCTCCAGGAGTTCCTGAGAGTGTG GTCACACTCGTAAAAATGGTGAATGAGGCTACCGCAAATATTCCTGATTGGGAACAGACTAGTACTGGCTGA